The Drechmeria coniospora strain ARSEF 6962 chromosome 02, whole genome shotgun sequence genome has a segment encoding these proteins:
- a CDS encoding cyclophilin-type peptidyl-prolyl cis-trans isomerase produces the protein MAEATASDDDGQSKKRSRSEFADQDGSDSSSSSSDDDMGPQLPAEAPKKKRRVLPYEKHYVAALPRSARYSRSLMHKEQLLFVTWTPLTDFLITSSVDGVVKFWKKLGQGIEFVKQFQAHDGEIRSVSVSNDGRSFATAGADATVKIFDVVTFDLLSMFTLDHAPKCICWVHQKGVSFPRLAVSEAERPLIHIYDGRGDREEPMHTIKGLHRSPVHLMAFNDAHDCVVSADEGGMIEYWRPSGAYEKPDNVYEYKSATNLFDFKKAKSVPSCLAMSPDGSRLATFSFPDRKIRLFDFATAKLHRTYDESLQAVEELQQTGAPSHKSDHVELGRRLAQEKEVESLALRSKNNIIFDESGNFIVYGSMLGIKVLNVYTNKVVKVYGKDENLRAVHLGMYQGQPQKKGVISVEMGASSNPLLQESEVRDPILVATAVGKVRFYMFSNDEDISKSTRDVQNERPAVGAQAKKEGAARRKETGDAAVLHTTLGDVHIRLFPEAAPKAVENFVTHAKSGYYNGTIFHRVIRRFMIQGGDPLGDGTGGESIWGREFDDEFSSLKHDKPFTVSMANAGPNTNGSQFFITTEKTPWLDGKHTIFGRATQGFDVIHKIESVRTYKEKPEEDVKMLSIDIA, from the exons ATGGCCGAGGCAAcggccagcgacgacgatggccagTCCAAGAAGCGCAGCCGCTCCGAGTTCGCCGACCAAGATGGCTCAG actcctcatcctcctcctccgacgATGACATGGGCCCCCAGCTGCCCGCCGAAGCGCCCAAGAAGAAGCGCCGTGTCTTGCCGTACGAGAAGCActacgtcgccgccctgcccAGGTCGGCCCGTTACTCGCGCTCCCTCATGCACAAGGAGCAGCTTCTCTTCGTCACGTGGACGCCTCTGACCGATTTCCTCATCAcctcctccgtcgacggcgtcgtcaagtTCTGGAAGAAGCTCGGCCAGGGCATCGAGTTCGTCAAGCAGTTCCAggcccacgacggcgagatcAGGTCCGTCTCGGTGAGCAACGACGGCCGCAGcttcgccaccgccggcgcGGACGCGACGGTCAAGATcttcgacgtcgtcaccTTCGACCTGCTCTCCATGTTCACGCTCGACCACGCGCCCAAGTGCATCTGTTGGGTCCACCAAAAGGGCGTTTCATTTCCgcgcctcgccgtctccgAGGCGGAAAGGCCGCTGATACACATCtacgacggccgcggcgacCGGGAGGAGCCGATGCACACCATCAAAGGTCTGCACAGGAGCCCCGTCCACCTCATGGCCTTCAACGACGCCCACGATtgcgtcgtctccgccgacgagggcggcatgATCGAGTActggcggccgagcggcGCCTACGAGAAGCCCGACAACGTCTACGAGTACAAGAGCGCGACGAACCTGTTCGACTTCAAAAAGGCCAAGTCGGTGCCGTCCTGCCTCGCCATGTCGCCCGACGGCAGCCGCCTCGCCACCTTTTCCTTCCCCGACCGGAAAATCCGCCTCTTCGACTTCGCCACGGCCAAGCTGCACCGCACCTACGACGAGTCGCTCCAGGCGGTGGAGGAGCTGCAGCAGACGGGCGCGCCGTCGCACAAGTCGGACCACGTCGAGCTTGGCCGACGGTTGGCGCAGGAAAAGGAAGTCGAGTCGCTGGCGCTGCGTAGCAAGAACAACATCATTTTCGACGAGTCTGGCAACTTCATCGTCTACGGCTCCATGCTCGGCATCAAGGTGCTCAACGTGTACACGAACAAGGTGGTCAAGGTCTacggcaaggacgagaaCCTCCGCGCCGTCCACCTCGGCATGTATCAAGGCCAGCCGCAGAAAAAGGGCGTCATCTCGGTGGAGATGGGTGCGTCGAGCAACCCGCTGCTGCAAGAGTCCGAGGTCCGCGACCCGATCCTcgtggcgacggccgtcggcaaggtGCGCTTCTACATGTTCAgcaacgacgaggacatCTCAAAGTCGACGCGCGACGTGCAGAACGAACgaccggccgtcggcgctcaGGCCAAGAAGGAGGGCGCCGCACGGCGCAAGGAGACAGGGGATGCTGCCGTCCTCCATACCACCCTTGGCGATGTTCACATCCGCCTCTTCCCCGAGGCGGCGCCCAAGGCGGTGGAAAACTTCGTCACGCACGCGAAGAGCGGCTATTACAACGGCACCATCTTCCACCGCGTCATTCGCCGCTTCATGATTCAAGGCGGCGACcctctcggcgacggcaccggcggcgagagcatCTGGGGCCGCGAGTTTGACGATGAGTTTAGCAGCCTCAAGCACGACAAGCCCTTCACCGTGAGCATGGCCAACGCCGGGCCCAACACCAATGGCAGCCAGTTTTTTATCacgacggagaagacg CCCTGGCTGGATGGGAAGCATACCATATTCGGCCGCGCCACCCAGGGTTTCGACGTCATTCACAAGATTGAGAGCGTCCGCACGTACAAGGAGAAGCCTGAAGAAGACGTCAAGATGCTCAGCATCGACATCGCGTAA
- a CDS encoding putative 2-dehydro-3-deoxyphosphoheptonate aldolase, whose amino-acid sequence MSFFIENKHVGNQEDSEDWRIRGYNPLTPPDLLQHEIPQTAASKKTVIESRKEVVSVVNDTDERKRLLVVVGPCSIHDPDAALRYCDLLLEAKEKHKDELLIVMRSYLEKPRTTVGWKGLINDPDIDGSFKINKGLRLSRQLFVDLTAKGMPIASEMLDTISPQFLADLLSVGAIGARTTESQLHRELASGLSFPVGFKNGTDGSLGVAIDAIGAVKHPHHFLSVTKPGVVAIVGTTGNEDCFAILRGGTSGTNYDAESIAQAKASLEKKGLSPRLMVDCSHGNSLKNHENQPKVAASLAEQISKGETAIMGVMIESNINEGAQKVPAEGKSGLKDGVSITDACIHWDDTKSVLDSLADAVKQRRTLLGANSSSS is encoded by the exons ATGTCG TTCTTCATCGAAAACAAACATGTCGGCAACCAGGAGGACTCTGAAGACTGGAGAA TTCGCGGCTACAATCCATTGACGCCTCCCGACCTGCTGCAGCACGAGATCCCCCaaacggcggcgtcgaaaaAGACGGTCATCGAGTCGAGAAAAGAGGTCGTTTCCGTCGTCAACGACACGGATGAGAGAAAGCGattgctcgtcgtcgtcggcccctGCTCGATCCACGACCCAGACGCTGCTCTGCGGTACTGCGACCTGCTGCTGGAGGCGAAGGAGAAGCACAAGGATGAGCTCCTCATCGTCATGCGTTCGTACCTGGAGAAGCCGCGTACCACTGTCGGCTGGAAGGGCCTCATCAACGATCCCGACATCGACGGCAGCTTCAAGATCAACAAGGGCCTACGCCTGTCGCGCCAGCTCTTCGTCGACCTGACGGCCAAGGGCATGCCCATCGCCAGCGAGATGCTCGACACCATCTCCCCTCagttcctcgccgacctgctttccgtcggcgccatcggcgccCGCACCACCGAGAGCCAGCTGCACCGCGAGTTGGCTAGCGGCCTAAGCTTCCCCGTCGGCTTCAAgaacggcaccgacggctcCCTCGGCGTTGCCATTGatgccatcggcgccgtcaaGCACCCCCACCACTTCCTCTCCGTCACCAAacccggcgtcgtcgccatcgtcggcacgaCGGGCAACGAGGACTGCTTTGCCATCCTGAGAggcggcaccagcggcaCCAACTACGATGCCGAGAGCATCGCCCAGGCCAAGGCCTCGTTGGAGAAGAAGGGGCTCAGCCCAAGGCTCATGGTGGACTGCAGTCACGGAAACTCGCTCAAGAACCACGAGAACCAGCCCAAGGTGGCCGCCAGTCTGGCCGAGCAGATTTCCAAGGGCGAGACGGCCATCATGGGTGTCATGATTGAGAGCAACATCAACGAAG GTGCCCAAAAAGTCCCCGCCGAGGGCAAGTCCGGACTCAAGGATGGTGTCAGCATCACGGACGCCTGCATTCACTGGGACGACACGAAATCCGTGCTAGACTctctcgccgatgccgtcaagCAAAGACGCACACTGCTCGGTgccaacagcagcagcagctga
- a CDS encoding C2H2 finger domain protein, whose protein sequence is MPRPHYSPLDSPLSSVASDEPFEDDAHDEDEAPLRPSKRQKVEVRSTTSSAVVVDAEHETVPEPDPLEGMSDVSSDTSGDIPTSPVNARLDEDDFQDQVTVCDWDGCPAGDQRNMDKLVEHIHNSHIENRQKKYTCEWKSCTRKGLPHASGYALKAHMRSHTREKPFYCYLPGTPSESASRSPSVDANARTECDRSFTRSDALAKHMRTVHETEALRPSDPVPKSMQSGPTGRSGKLKIIIKTPQSHGAGQEDGADGSVNGEDLNAEYFTALTSDIFSADELAFPVDKLYRKCYWESKWADDVGETLRKECKEWEEIYYKEWLEKEVMLTQVIKNEVDWHDRRQAILSGKVDVQISGAINGQDDDKTNGVRAKSDEATAVDEAPAVEA, encoded by the coding sequence ATGCCTCGCCCTCACTACTCGCCCCTCGATTCTCCGCTATCCTCGGTGGCCTCGGACGAGCCTTTTGAGGATGACGCCCACGACGAAGATGAGGCGCCCCTCCGCCCCTCGAAGCGGCAAAAGGTCGAGGTCAGGtccacgacgtcgtcggccgttgttgtcgacgccgaacACGAAACGGTGCCGGAGCCGGATCCCCTTGAGGGAATGTCCGACGTTTCTTCCGACACATCGGGCGACATTCCCACGTCCCCCGTGAACGCGCGactggacgaggacgattTCCAGGACCAGGTGACTGTGTGCGACTGGGACGGCTGCCCAGCCGGCGACCAGCGCAACATGGACAAGCTGGTCGAGCACATCCACAACTCGCACATCGAGAACCGCCAAAAGAAGTATACTTGCGAGTGGAAGAGCTGCACTCGCAAGGGTCTTCCCCACGCCAGTGGATATGCCCTCAAGGCGCACATGCGTAGCCACACGAGGGAGAAGCCATTTTATTGCTACCTGCCAGGTACGCCGAGTGAATCTGCGTCACGATCACCCTCGGTGGATGCTAACGCGCGCACAGAGTGCGACCGGTCCTTCACCAGGTCCGATGCCCTTGCAAAACACATGAGGACGGTTCACGAGACGGAAGCCCTACGACCATCCGATCCGGTGCCCAAGTCCATGCAGTCGGGCCCGACGGGGCGATCAGGAAAGCTAAAGATTATAATAAAGACGCCGCAGTCGCATGGCGCCGGCCAAGAAGACGGCGCAGACGGGTCGGTCAACGGCGAGGATCTCAACGCCGAGTACTTCACTGCGCTTACGAGCGACATATTTAGCGCCGACGAACTTGCCTTTCCCGTCGACAAGCTGTATCGCAAATGCTACTGGGAATCGAAatgggccgacgacgtcggcgagacgcTTAGGAAGGAGTGTAAGGAATGGGAGGAGATATATTACAAGGAGTGGCTGGAGAAGGAGGTGATGCTGACGCAGGTGATCAAGAATGAGGTTGACTGGCATGATCGGCGCCAGGCTATACTCTCCGGCAAGGTGGATGTGCAAATTTCCGGCGCCATCAACGGCCAGGACGATGACAAGACCAACGGCGTCCGCGCAAAGAGCGACGAGgccaccgccgtcgatgaagcCCCAGCCGTGGAAGCATGA